Proteins encoded together in one Luteimonas fraxinea window:
- a CDS encoding type IV pilin protein translates to MDLRIGGNYRTGRHRVAGFTLIELMVVVAVIAILASIALPSYQESIRKGRRGQAKVDLLDVAQRAERHRTVNGSFTSFALATAETRSPRGTGQAYYTISRVDNAANPAVLQLQAVPVAGTSQAQDARCRTLTLNQAGQKGVTGSPAPTMTATECW, encoded by the coding sequence ATGGATTTGCGCATCGGTGGGAACTATCGAACAGGCCGGCATCGGGTCGCCGGCTTCACCCTGATCGAACTGATGGTGGTGGTGGCTGTGATCGCGATCCTTGCGTCCATCGCACTGCCGTCCTATCAGGAATCGATCCGCAAGGGCCGGCGCGGGCAGGCGAAGGTGGATCTGCTCGACGTCGCGCAACGTGCAGAACGACACCGTACCGTCAATGGCAGCTTCACGAGTTTTGCGCTGGCGACCGCAGAAACGCGTTCGCCCCGCGGCACGGGACAGGCGTATTACACCATTTCACGGGTGGACAATGCCGCCAATCCCGCCGTCCTCCAGCTCCAGGCGGTGCCTGTTGCGGGCACCTCGCAGGCGCAGGACGCAAGGTGCAGGACCCTGACGTTGAATCAGGCAGGCCAGAAAGGCGTGACGGGTTCTCCTGCCCCGACCATGACGGCCACAGAGTGCTGGTAA
- a CDS encoding PilC/PilY family type IV pilus protein, protein MTLSSRKTKVSLAVAAVAIAFAGVSVVKSDPAYLFSAPPIVAQTPLYIKDAQPPLNMIVMGRDHKNYLPAYNDASDLDGDGSLDIGYRGWQLKSPAPTDGSSKFKIDYYGYFNSNVCYEWEGDRSPTGNGRFVPKSVASDKKCSSQWSGDFLNYLSMSRMDALRRVLYGGWRQTDTAASTILQGAFFPQDGHSWGKEYQSTARDGYNIADYAPLSTPGIGKYHLFAVTSMVDNSSPMLRVLENGDYRIWNWVSIEGPVAGNSCFTANNARVNCLDGSRNWAVVPSTQYQNLNITTWRRALGSGSPATAVEMAALFTAQATPLNLCGNGPIAQIDTSGGNNNPFGGRNGCGQDNYLTQITGSIVIPVAGTYRFAVDGDDAVEFWLNGVRRVGWYGGHGSNRSDTNLDQYSVSLNLAAGTYPIMFRHQEGTGDDNWGLLTFSPASARRRTDYLVRVETCPATANLRDESCKVYGTAPNLSYKPTGILHDYGETQRMYFGLITGSQRNNLEGGVLRRNISNFADEIDPATGVFRTNVNGIARTIDRFRMIGGGYQGQAAGYNNLNSDVNWSWDANQGNCPTPNSSVPLANGQCRMWGNPVAEMMYESMRYFAGAGAATPRFATGGSDRGGEEERQMGLETETWRDPYAASGGYPSCARPYQTIISDINPSYDGDLPGSSFAGAITNQGNTPATISGFSAASEGQAIWNAEFGGPRDVFIGESAGVTDGAPTVKRATSFGNIRGLSPEEPTKNGTYYAASVARFGRNTDLSAAGGQQNLSTYSIALASPLPRIEFPVNGRTITIVPFAKTASGTFGQGPRKPTNNIVHFYVESIANLPGQPTDTTINGGRPYAVFRINYEDSEQGNDYDMDAIVRYTVLANADGTTITVTLDSEYAAGSADQNMGYVISGTTQDGVYLEVRDRDSGAGSFIPYDLNTPNPTLPGGCRSITTGLCGQQLPLTSTRSFSPSLTGTAAVLLNNPLWYAAKYGSPNSPQWDSNGDGVPDNYFLVTNPLNLKDQLSRAFEDIANRDLAVGVSTISGARVGDSSFTLQPTFRRARNGKDWTGNLSAVSLDSQGRLGTTLWSAQAGIPAAASRNIWTIRSLDGNGQPTSKVQFATGNVTLAQMGITNTLTQYGKTYTADEIVEYLRGDQRNELGAGNAGTLRVRSSVLGDIVNSEPVVVAPRADFGYGSYSGAMFSGYSGAGGYVSQKAGRPTVAYVGANDGMLHAFDASTQPCAAPNANVACARPGVSGRELFAFIPQAALGALGTLPTPDLRFEHKYFVDGQITVGDAKQTASDASWKTLLIGSGGGGAKSVFALDVSAPATLAATQILWERNANIDNDIGNVYGKPLLVPLQNGKWGVLFGNGYGGQRSDPSLYVLDAFTGEVITKLTGNDGAVASITLFGFSVPCGLLGGILDQACRAGGTDPVNGLGQITAIDRDGDGRVDTVYGGDLQGNLWKFDLSNASAANWSVANSNTPLFRSQATTNEAGLTQRQPITGGLRVAAGPGNGVMVYFGTGRYVFERDNDVPASPQVQSLYAIYDDSRVTTTPITRANLQIQSIGTQSTNGEFITRSISRTPVNYFGSGAVRGWYLDLKIGTGAGTGERFIATPRIQSGRVFFTTYSPTANSCDPGGSNFQYGLDLLSGAGALANVQVLPSATVACTGADCGAVAIGSADGAVQPPVVGSAVANINPVQRINPTCDPAVSSCATFEQCQVVIYPGGFVLPRPCGRQSWRQLK, encoded by the coding sequence ATGACGCTCTCATCCCGCAAGACAAAAGTCAGCCTCGCAGTCGCCGCAGTTGCGATCGCGTTTGCGGGCGTCTCGGTCGTCAAGTCCGATCCTGCGTATCTGTTCTCGGCGCCGCCGATCGTTGCGCAGACGCCGCTGTACATCAAGGATGCGCAGCCGCCGTTGAACATGATCGTCATGGGGCGCGACCACAAAAATTATCTGCCCGCTTATAACGATGCTTCTGATCTGGACGGAGACGGATCTCTCGACATTGGCTATCGCGGTTGGCAGCTCAAGAGCCCGGCGCCGACCGATGGCAGTTCGAAATTCAAGATCGACTACTACGGATACTTCAACTCCAACGTCTGCTACGAGTGGGAAGGCGATCGCAGTCCGACCGGCAACGGACGTTTCGTACCCAAGTCGGTCGCCAGCGACAAGAAGTGTTCGTCGCAGTGGAGTGGCGATTTTCTGAATTATCTGTCCATGTCTCGCATGGATGCACTGCGGCGCGTGCTGTACGGCGGTTGGCGTCAGACAGATACGGCTGCCAGCACGATCCTGCAGGGCGCGTTCTTCCCCCAGGATGGTCATAGCTGGGGCAAGGAGTACCAGAGCACTGCGCGTGACGGCTACAACATTGCGGACTATGCGCCGCTGAGCACGCCCGGAATCGGCAAGTACCACCTGTTTGCAGTGACCTCCATGGTCGACAACAGCTCGCCGATGCTGCGCGTTCTGGAGAATGGTGATTACCGAATCTGGAACTGGGTGTCGATCGAAGGTCCGGTGGCCGGCAACTCCTGTTTCACCGCGAACAATGCCCGTGTCAACTGCCTCGACGGCTCGCGCAACTGGGCGGTTGTGCCGTCCACGCAGTATCAGAATCTGAACATCACGACGTGGCGGCGGGCTTTGGGAAGCGGTTCGCCAGCCACCGCTGTCGAGATGGCCGCGCTCTTCACGGCGCAGGCGACTCCGCTGAACCTTTGCGGCAACGGGCCCATTGCGCAGATCGACACATCAGGCGGCAACAACAATCCGTTCGGGGGGCGAAACGGCTGTGGCCAAGATAATTATCTGACCCAGATCACCGGCTCCATCGTGATTCCGGTCGCGGGCACCTACCGTTTCGCCGTCGACGGCGATGACGCGGTGGAATTTTGGTTGAATGGGGTACGCCGAGTGGGCTGGTATGGCGGCCATGGCAGCAACCGGAGCGACACGAATCTCGACCAGTATTCGGTCTCGCTGAATTTGGCTGCGGGCACATATCCGATCATGTTCCGTCACCAGGAGGGCACGGGTGACGACAACTGGGGGCTATTGACGTTCAGTCCTGCCTCAGCGCGGCGACGAACCGATTATCTCGTGCGCGTGGAAACCTGTCCCGCGACGGCGAATCTTCGCGACGAGAGCTGCAAGGTGTACGGCACCGCGCCGAATCTCAGCTACAAGCCGACCGGCATCCTGCATGACTACGGTGAAACCCAGCGGATGTATTTCGGGCTGATCACCGGCTCGCAGCGCAACAATCTCGAAGGCGGCGTGCTTCGCCGCAATATTTCCAACTTCGCAGACGAAATCGATCCCGCGACGGGTGTGTTCCGCACCAATGTCAATGGCATTGCACGCACCATCGACCGCTTCCGCATGATCGGCGGCGGCTATCAGGGACAGGCAGCGGGCTACAACAACCTCAACAGCGACGTGAACTGGAGCTGGGACGCCAACCAGGGCAATTGCCCGACGCCGAATTCGTCCGTGCCGCTCGCAAATGGCCAGTGCCGGATGTGGGGCAATCCGGTTGCCGAGATGATGTACGAGAGCATGCGCTACTTCGCGGGTGCGGGCGCTGCGACGCCCAGGTTTGCGACGGGCGGAAGCGACCGGGGCGGCGAAGAAGAGCGGCAGATGGGGCTGGAGACCGAAACCTGGCGCGACCCCTATGCAGCATCCGGCGGCTATCCGTCCTGCGCGCGGCCTTACCAGACCATCATCAGCGATATCAATCCGAGCTACGACGGTGATCTTCCGGGAAGCAGTTTCGCGGGTGCGATCACGAACCAGGGCAACACGCCCGCCACGATTTCCGGGTTCAGCGCCGCATCCGAAGGCCAGGCGATCTGGAATGCAGAGTTCGGTGGCCCGCGCGATGTCTTTATCGGCGAGTCCGCAGGTGTCACCGACGGTGCGCCAACGGTGAAACGTGCGACGAGCTTCGGGAATATCCGCGGACTGTCGCCGGAGGAGCCCACCAAGAACGGCACCTACTATGCGGCAAGCGTCGCCCGCTTTGGTCGAAACACCGATCTGAGCGCGGCTGGGGGACAACAGAACCTCAGCACGTACTCCATCGCGCTGGCATCGCCGCTGCCGCGCATCGAATTTCCAGTCAACGGGCGGACGATTACGATCGTGCCGTTCGCAAAAACTGCGAGCGGTACGTTCGGTCAAGGGCCTCGCAAGCCGACGAACAACATCGTGCACTTCTACGTCGAGAGTATCGCCAACCTCCCGGGCCAGCCGACGGATACTACGATCAACGGGGGGCGGCCCTACGCGGTGTTCCGGATCAATTACGAGGATTCGGAGCAGGGCAACGATTACGACATGGACGCAATCGTTCGCTACACCGTGCTCGCGAACGCAGATGGCACCACCATCACAGTGACACTCGACTCCGAGTACGCGGCGGGCAGCGCCGACCAGAACATGGGGTACGTGATCAGCGGCACCACCCAGGATGGCGTGTATCTGGAGGTTCGCGATCGTGACTCCGGTGCGGGTAGCTTCATTCCCTACGATCTGAACACGCCGAACCCGACACTTCCGGGTGGTTGCCGCAGCATCACGACCGGGCTGTGCGGTCAGCAGTTGCCATTGACGTCGACGCGGTCCTTCTCGCCCTCGTTGACGGGAACCGCGGCGGTGCTGCTGAACAATCCTCTCTGGTATGCCGCAAAGTACGGCTCGCCCAACTCGCCCCAGTGGGACAGTAATGGTGACGGCGTTCCCGACAATTACTTCCTGGTCACCAATCCGCTCAACCTGAAGGACCAGTTGTCACGCGCCTTCGAAGATATTGCCAATCGTGACCTCGCGGTGGGTGTGTCCACGATCAGCGGTGCCCGCGTCGGCGACAGCTCGTTCACCCTGCAGCCGACGTTCCGGCGTGCGCGCAACGGAAAGGACTGGACCGGCAATCTTTCAGCGGTATCGCTCGATTCGCAGGGCCGACTGGGCACTACGCTCTGGTCTGCACAGGCGGGAATCCCGGCTGCGGCGTCGCGGAATATCTGGACGATCCGTTCGCTCGACGGTAACGGGCAGCCGACTTCGAAGGTGCAGTTTGCAACCGGCAACGTCACGCTGGCGCAGATGGGAATCACCAACACGCTGACGCAGTACGGCAAGACGTACACGGCGGACGAGATCGTGGAATATCTCCGAGGCGATCAGCGCAATGAGCTGGGGGCTGGCAACGCCGGCACGCTGCGTGTGCGGTCTTCGGTGTTGGGCGATATCGTCAATTCTGAGCCGGTGGTCGTGGCACCGCGCGCAGACTTCGGCTACGGGTCGTACAGCGGCGCCATGTTCTCCGGCTATTCGGGCGCGGGCGGTTATGTGAGCCAGAAGGCAGGTCGCCCGACGGTGGCGTATGTCGGCGCGAACGATGGCATGTTGCACGCGTTCGATGCGAGCACGCAGCCCTGCGCGGCACCGAATGCGAATGTGGCGTGCGCTCGGCCGGGAGTTTCCGGACGGGAACTGTTTGCGTTCATTCCGCAAGCGGCGTTGGGGGCACTGGGTACTTTGCCCACACCGGACTTGCGCTTCGAGCACAAGTATTTCGTGGATGGACAGATCACCGTGGGTGATGCCAAGCAGACTGCGTCTGACGCCAGCTGGAAGACGTTGCTGATCGGCTCGGGCGGTGGTGGCGCGAAGTCGGTGTTCGCACTCGATGTCTCGGCGCCTGCCACGTTGGCAGCGACCCAGATTCTCTGGGAGCGGAACGCCAACATCGACAACGATATCGGCAACGTGTACGGCAAGCCTTTGCTGGTGCCGCTTCAGAATGGGAAGTGGGGCGTGCTGTTTGGCAATGGCTATGGTGGTCAGCGCAGCGACCCGTCGCTGTACGTGCTGGACGCGTTCACCGGTGAGGTGATCACCAAGCTGACCGGCAACGATGGCGCCGTGGCTTCGATAACGTTGTTTGGCTTCAGTGTGCCTTGTGGCTTGTTGGGCGGGATTCTGGATCAGGCCTGCCGTGCCGGGGGTACCGATCCCGTCAATGGTCTGGGTCAGATCACCGCAATCGACCGCGATGGGGACGGCCGTGTCGACACCGTGTATGGCGGGGACTTGCAGGGCAATCTGTGGAAGTTCGATCTGTCGAATGCCAGTGCCGCGAACTGGAGTGTCGCCAACAGCAATACGCCGCTGTTCCGCAGCCAGGCCACCACGAACGAAGCGGGACTGACGCAGCGCCAGCCAATCACCGGCGGTCTGCGGGTTGCTGCCGGGCCCGGCAATGGCGTGATGGTGTACTTCGGCACGGGGCGATATGTCTTCGAGCGTGACAACGATGTGCCGGCGTCGCCGCAGGTGCAGTCGCTGTACGCGATCTACGACGATTCACGCGTCACAACGACTCCCATTACCCGCGCCAATCTGCAAATCCAGTCCATCGGCACACAGTCGACCAATGGTGAGTTCATCACGCGCAGCATTTCCCGCACGCCGGTGAATTATTTCGGTAGCGGCGCCGTACGTGGCTGGTATCTCGACCTGAAGATTGGCACTGGTGCCGGCACGGGAGAACGATTTATCGCGACGCCGCGCATCCAGAGCGGACGCGTGTTCTTCACCACGTATTCGCCAACTGCGAACAGTTGCGATCCGGGTGGCAGTAACTTCCAGTACGGCCTGGATCTGCTGTCGGGTGCAGGCGCTCTGGCTAACGTGCAGGTGTTGCCGAGCGCCACGGTCGCCTGCACAGGCGCGGACTGTGGCGCGGTCGCCATCGGTAGTGCAGATGGCGCGGTGCAGCCACCGGTGGTGGGTAGCGCGGTGGCCAACATCAATCCTGTGCAGCGCATCAATCCGACATGTGATCCTGCCGTCAGCAGCTGCGCGACCTTCGAGCAGTGCCAGGTCGTTATTTATCCCGGTGGCTTCGTGCTGCCCCGTCCTTGTGGCCGGCAATCGTGGAGGCAGCTGAAATGA
- a CDS encoding GspH/FimT family pseudopilin, protein MRRMQAKGFTLIELMVTIVIVAILAAIAFPSFQNTLRSTRVSGASNEFSAALALARTEAIRSTRSAGICGANAAGTACVNSTQWPDGMLIWLNADVAAPDYDAADTLVRFVQGKKGLALSVPVSSATGNAQFRLLFDSRGRLADQPAAGRIATLKSEQCPSGQTLARNFAINAAGQANMTRVNCS, encoded by the coding sequence ATGCGACGCATGCAGGCAAAGGGGTTCACGTTGATCGAGCTGATGGTCACGATCGTGATCGTGGCCATTCTGGCTGCGATTGCATTTCCCAGTTTCCAGAACACGCTACGGTCCACCCGCGTGTCGGGTGCGTCGAACGAGTTTTCGGCGGCGTTGGCGCTCGCCAGGACGGAAGCGATCCGCAGCACGCGCAGCGCTGGCATCTGCGGGGCGAATGCTGCGGGTACCGCCTGCGTCAACAGCACGCAGTGGCCTGATGGGATGCTCATCTGGCTCAACGCGGACGTGGCTGCGCCGGACTACGACGCCGCCGATACGCTCGTGCGGTTCGTCCAAGGCAAGAAAGGCCTGGCACTCAGCGTGCCGGTCAGCAGCGCGACGGGCAACGCGCAGTTTCGCCTGCTGTTCGACAGTCGCGGTCGTCTCGCCGACCAGCCGGCGGCGGGCCGGATTGCGACGCTCAAGAGCGAGCAATGCCCGTCGGGGCAAACGCTCGCGCGCAATTTTGCAATCAACGCCGCGGGGCAGGCCAACATGACGCGAGTGAACTGCTCATGA
- the pilV gene encoding type IV pilus modification protein PilV, with translation MRRGIHYRGAPSRHSASGGFTLIEILIALVVLAVGLLGLAMLQTMNLRYTKSAQQRTQATVLAGQLLDTMRTNRSEVSAYVMTDSDFASVTVPATGCVAGATSTASTNATRWKCEVKANLGADATASVSVTPASLVTVNIRWDESLVNNATGSTGNVILETTL, from the coding sequence ATGAGACGAGGCATCCATTACCGCGGCGCACCTTCGCGACACAGCGCCTCGGGCGGCTTCACGCTGATCGAAATTTTGATCGCGCTTGTCGTGCTCGCCGTTGGTCTGTTGGGTCTGGCAATGCTGCAGACCATGAACCTGCGCTACACCAAGAGCGCGCAGCAACGGACACAGGCGACCGTGTTGGCGGGGCAGCTTCTCGACACGATGCGAACCAATCGAAGCGAGGTGTCTGCTTACGTGATGACCGACAGCGATTTCGCGTCCGTCACGGTGCCAGCAACCGGTTGCGTTGCAGGCGCAACGTCCACCGCGTCGACAAATGCGACCCGCTGGAAATGCGAAGTCAAAGCGAATCTGGGCGCTGACGCAACGGCCTCCGTCAGCGTGACGCCTGCTTCTCTGGTCACTGTGAACATCAGATGGGACGAGTCGCTGGTCAACAACGCAACGGGTTCGACCGGAAACGTGATTCTGGAGACGACGCTGTGA
- a CDS encoding GspH/FimT family pseudopilin: MRQQHGLTLIELMTTLAILALLGTFGLSAFVETLARHRVQTALHLISADLAMARSTAIMRRNQVVACPGNALLGCRPDADWSHGWIVFTDPDGNRQPDTEDDLIRVANAPSGAPQSIRLASTRNFVRYQRDGRSAGTNLTINVCRGDALGGQVVVNNLGRVRSARPNGEQACPFR; this comes from the coding sequence ATGCGCCAGCAACACGGACTCACTCTCATCGAGCTGATGACCACGCTTGCCATCCTCGCGCTTCTCGGCACGTTCGGACTCTCCGCATTCGTCGAGACGCTGGCCCGGCATCGTGTCCAGACCGCCTTGCACCTGATCAGCGCGGACCTCGCAATGGCCCGCAGCACGGCGATCATGCGCCGGAATCAGGTGGTCGCCTGCCCCGGCAATGCCCTGCTCGGCTGCCGCCCGGACGCCGACTGGAGCCACGGTTGGATCGTCTTCACCGATCCTGACGGCAACCGTCAGCCCGACACGGAAGACGACCTCATCCGGGTCGCCAACGCGCCATCCGGCGCGCCGCAGAGCATTCGCCTCGCTTCAACCCGCAACTTCGTTAGATATCAGCGCGACGGGCGCAGTGCAGGCACCAACCTGACGATCAATGTCTGCCGCGGCGATGCACTGGGCGGACAGGTGGTGGTGAACAATCTGGGGCGGGTGCGCAGTGCTAGACCCAACGGCGAACAAGCCTGTCCGTTTCGATGA
- the ppnN gene encoding nucleotide 5'-monophosphate nucleosidase PpnN, translated as MSNEIGAATALPTVNAYVYPRGGLDVLSRDEVARLKDASTGGMHDLLRRCALAVLTSGSASDDPRAAQELYPDFDIQVLQQDRGIRIELVSAPAMAFVDGQIIRGVAELLFAVVRDLAYTAIELGPEYATDLESSAGITNAVFGLLRNARLLQPGDPNMVVCWGGHSINRVEYDYTKLVGYELGLRGMDICTGCGPGAMKGPMKGANVAHAKQRQYPARYIGITEPGIIAAESPNPIVNQLVIMPDIEKRLESFVRLGHGIIVFPGGVGTAEEILYLLGLLLQEENRDIPFPFILTGPTASAPYFEQIDQFIRLTLGDEAASRYEIIVADPEQVARRMSAGIRKVKEYRVGHKDSFYFNWSLSIPLDLQQPFVPTHEAMAALDLHHGRPPHELAADLRRAFSGIVAGNVKEDGLRRVEEFGPFRINGDRDIMQSLDALLRAFVEQRRMKIAGEYKPCYEVVA; from the coding sequence ATGAGCAACGAGATTGGGGCGGCGACGGCGCTGCCCACGGTGAATGCCTACGTCTATCCCCGCGGCGGCCTGGACGTCCTGTCCCGCGATGAAGTCGCCCGTCTGAAGGACGCCTCGACTGGCGGCATGCACGACCTGCTGCGCCGCTGCGCGCTCGCGGTGCTGACCAGCGGCAGCGCGTCCGACGATCCGCGCGCGGCGCAGGAGCTGTATCCCGATTTCGATATCCAGGTGCTGCAGCAGGATCGCGGCATCCGCATCGAGCTGGTCAGTGCGCCGGCGATGGCCTTTGTCGATGGCCAGATCATCCGCGGCGTCGCCGAGCTGCTGTTCGCGGTCGTGCGCGATCTCGCCTACACCGCGATCGAACTCGGCCCCGAATACGCGACCGATCTCGAGTCGTCCGCCGGCATCACCAATGCGGTCTTCGGCCTGCTGCGCAATGCGCGCCTGCTGCAGCCGGGCGATCCGAACATGGTGGTCTGCTGGGGCGGTCACTCGATCAACCGCGTCGAGTACGACTACACCAAGCTGGTCGGTTACGAGCTCGGCCTGCGCGGCATGGACATCTGCACGGGCTGCGGTCCCGGCGCGATGAAGGGCCCGATGAAGGGCGCCAACGTCGCCCACGCCAAGCAGCGCCAGTACCCGGCGCGCTACATCGGCATCACCGAGCCGGGCATCATCGCCGCCGAATCGCCGAACCCGATCGTCAACCAGCTGGTGATCATGCCGGACATCGAGAAGCGTCTCGAATCGTTCGTGCGTCTCGGTCACGGCATCATCGTGTTCCCAGGCGGCGTCGGTACGGCGGAGGAAATCCTCTATCTGCTGGGCCTGTTGCTGCAGGAAGAGAATCGCGACATCCCGTTTCCCTTCATCCTGACCGGCCCGACCGCGTCGGCGCCGTACTTCGAGCAGATCGACCAGTTCATCCGCCTGACCCTCGGCGACGAAGCCGCGTCGCGCTACGAGATCATCGTCGCCGATCCCGAGCAGGTCGCGCGCCGCATGTCGGCCGGCATCCGAAAGGTCAAGGAGTACCGGGTAGGCCACAAGGACTCGTTCTATTTCAACTGGTCGCTGTCGATTCCACTCGACCTCCAGCAGCCCTTCGTGCCCACGCACGAGGCCATGGCCGCACTCGACCTGCACCACGGACGTCCCCCGCACGAGCTCGCCGCGGACCTGCGTCGCGCCTTCTCCGGCATCGTCGCCGGCAACGTCAAGGAAGACGGCCTGCGCCGTGTCGAGGAGTTCGGCCCGTTCCGCATCAACGGAGACCGCGACATCATGCAGTCGCTGGACGCCCTGCTGCGCGCCTTCGTGGAGCAGCGGCGGATGAAGATCGCGGGTGAGTACAAGCCCTGTTATGAGGTCGTCGCCTGA
- a CDS encoding PilW family protein gives MNRSAARVREAGVSLIELMVALLIGSLLLLGVLQIFEASRVSYQLSTGLARNQENARFAMDFLQRELRMAGHLGCVNDQSRFLPENTSGTRLALASTFTTTPAGYTTASFPLRFDMGIQGFEFVGSAGGNQVTLPATPVVASGAAAWLPQVDAGLYGNLSNPVAGSDIVVLRYFSPMGAQMQSFNPAATPMTISVDATQVPRLTEGLANPGLFGISDCMNAAVFQATSRTNGLLTVGVGGLNAIALTGNESFVIGQARVYRAEVVVFYVGINASQNPSLYRLRYSAVPGGALVVENEELVEGVESLQLRYGQDSATSATVRPTGNIGSGLVASALLPTADPVTAWRRVGSVEIGLVVRSTERAAAPMREAGAAELSALGVRFATPDDGRYRAVYEDTIALRNRLFGN, from the coding sequence GTGAATCGATCCGCAGCGCGCGTGCGCGAAGCCGGCGTTTCCCTGATCGAGCTGATGGTCGCGCTTCTGATCGGAAGTCTGTTGTTGCTGGGCGTGCTCCAGATCTTTGAAGCGTCGCGCGTGTCCTATCAGCTGTCGACAGGTCTGGCGCGCAACCAGGAGAACGCCCGGTTCGCCATGGATTTTCTCCAGCGCGAACTGCGGATGGCCGGTCATCTTGGTTGCGTGAATGATCAGTCGCGCTTCTTGCCCGAGAACACGTCTGGCACACGGCTCGCACTGGCTTCCACATTTACCACCACGCCGGCCGGCTACACCACGGCGAGCTTCCCGCTGCGCTTCGACATGGGCATTCAGGGGTTTGAATTTGTCGGTTCGGCTGGTGGCAATCAGGTCACCTTGCCTGCCACGCCTGTCGTGGCAAGCGGTGCGGCGGCATGGCTGCCGCAAGTGGACGCAGGCCTGTACGGGAATCTCAGCAATCCGGTCGCCGGCAGCGACATTGTCGTACTGCGCTATTTTTCGCCGATGGGTGCGCAGATGCAGTCGTTCAATCCGGCTGCAACCCCGATGACTATCAGTGTCGATGCGACGCAGGTGCCGAGGCTGACGGAAGGCCTCGCGAATCCGGGATTGTTCGGGATTTCCGACTGCATGAACGCCGCGGTCTTCCAGGCGACCTCGCGCACCAACGGGCTGTTGACAGTCGGCGTTGGTGGGTTGAACGCGATCGCGTTGACCGGAAACGAATCGTTCGTGATCGGCCAGGCGCGCGTCTACCGGGCTGAGGTCGTCGTGTTCTATGTTGGCATCAACGCGTCACAGAATCCGTCGCTTTACCGCCTGCGCTACAGCGCTGTGCCGGGTGGCGCCTTGGTGGTCGAGAACGAGGAGCTCGTCGAAGGCGTCGAGTCGCTGCAGCTGCGTTACGGACAGGACAGTGCGACCTCCGCGACGGTAAGGCCCACGGGCAATATCGGCAGTGGACTGGTGGCATCCGCACTACTGCCGACGGCTGACCCGGTCACCGCCTGGCGTCGCGTCGGATCGGTCGAAATCGGTCTGGTCGTCCGGAGTACGGAGCGTGCAGCGGCACCTATGCGCGAAGCTGGCGCGGCCGAGCTTTCAGCGCTCGGTGTGCGGTTTGCGACGCCCGATGACGGGCGCTATCGCGCCGTGTACGAAGACACCATTGCGCTACGCAATCGATTGTTCGGGAACTGA
- a CDS encoding pilus assembly PilX family protein produces the protein MTLSMNSPARQRGAVLYVALIILILLTLIGIVAMQVAGLQERMSSNYEATNRAFQNAEGEARLRETALKTAVLAGQLPATNIAPRNCTAAFDPQGYGGAAPHVRRMDLCFAWGAMDLPVDESERTDHIYQVTSFARDRSSALLSSSEAVIDTVFIP, from the coding sequence ATGACGCTCTCAATGAACTCACCGGCCCGGCAGCGCGGCGCCGTGCTCTATGTTGCATTGATCATCCTGATTCTGCTGACGCTGATCGGCATCGTGGCGATGCAGGTCGCCGGACTCCAGGAAAGGATGTCGTCGAATTACGAAGCGACCAATCGCGCATTCCAGAATGCGGAAGGCGAAGCGCGACTGCGCGAAACTGCGCTGAAGACTGCAGTGCTCGCCGGGCAGTTGCCTGCGACCAACATCGCGCCTCGCAATTGCACCGCGGCATTCGATCCGCAGGGCTACGGCGGCGCCGCGCCCCACGTTCGGCGAATGGATCTGTGTTTTGCGTGGGGGGCGATGGATCTTCCTGTAGACGAGTCGGAGCGCACCGATCACATTTATCAGGTCACTTCGTTCGCCCGCGATCGAAGTTCCGCTCTGCTGTCCAGCTCCGAAGCGGTGATCGACACCGTCTTCATTCCCTGA